In the genome of Paenibacillus pabuli, one region contains:
- the hydA gene encoding dihydropyrimidinase, whose amino-acid sequence MSTRKLIRNGMLVTASDTFEADIYIENGKIMQIGMGLVPDERTEVVDASGCYVIPGGIDPHTHLDMPFGGTVTADDFATGTAAAAFGGTTTVIDFCLTQKGRPLLESLQEWHAKAEGKAAIDYGFHLMIGEMNDQVLEELPQIIEEEGVSSFKVFMAYKNQFQADDGILFQTLQKAKEYGALVMVHAENGDVIDLLVRQALADGRTEPIHHALTRPSMLEGEATGRAARLAALADSQLYVVHVTCAEAVEQIARMRDMGYRIWGETCPQYLTLDQSKMDQPDFEGAKYVWSPPLREASHQEVLWNALKSGQLQTIGSDHCSFNFKGQKDLGRDDFSKIPNGGPVIEDRLSILYSEGVVKGRISLNQWVDLCSTRASKLFGLFPQKGTLAVGTDADIVIFDPSISRVISAATHHMNVDYSAFEGMQVHGCPVTVICRGEYVIRDRQFAGVAGAGRYVKRDKYDAGAPLPVRQPVTVVNGG is encoded by the coding sequence ATGAGTACCCGCAAATTGATTCGTAATGGAATGTTGGTCACAGCGTCGGATACGTTTGAAGCGGATATCTACATTGAAAATGGAAAGATCATGCAGATTGGCATGGGACTTGTGCCGGATGAACGGACGGAGGTTGTGGATGCGTCTGGTTGTTATGTCATCCCTGGCGGGATTGATCCGCACACACATCTGGATATGCCGTTCGGCGGAACGGTGACGGCGGATGATTTTGCAACGGGAACCGCAGCTGCTGCCTTCGGCGGCACAACGACGGTCATTGATTTCTGTTTGACGCAAAAAGGCCGACCTTTACTGGAATCCCTTCAGGAGTGGCATGCCAAAGCCGAGGGCAAAGCCGCCATTGATTACGGGTTTCACTTGATGATTGGCGAGATGAATGATCAGGTGCTGGAAGAACTGCCGCAGATCATTGAAGAAGAAGGGGTGTCTTCTTTCAAGGTGTTCATGGCATATAAAAATCAGTTCCAGGCCGATGACGGCATTCTTTTTCAGACGCTGCAAAAGGCCAAAGAGTACGGCGCACTCGTCATGGTACACGCCGAGAACGGTGATGTTATTGATCTGCTGGTCCGGCAGGCGCTGGCGGATGGGAGAACCGAGCCGATTCACCATGCTCTTACCCGACCATCCATGCTGGAGGGTGAGGCTACAGGGCGTGCGGCACGATTGGCAGCACTTGCCGATTCACAGCTCTATGTGGTGCACGTGACCTGTGCCGAAGCCGTGGAGCAGATTGCGCGTATGCGAGACATGGGCTACCGAATCTGGGGCGAGACTTGTCCGCAGTACTTAACTCTGGATCAATCGAAGATGGATCAACCGGATTTTGAAGGTGCAAAGTATGTCTGGTCCCCACCGCTGCGTGAAGCCTCTCATCAGGAAGTGCTGTGGAATGCACTCAAGAGCGGTCAGTTGCAGACGATTGGCTCGGATCATTGTTCGTTTAACTTCAAGGGACAGAAGGATCTGGGGCGGGATGATTTTAGCAAAATCCCAAATGGCGGGCCTGTCATTGAGGATCGTCTCAGCATTTTATATTCCGAAGGGGTCGTGAAGGGACGTATTTCGCTGAATCAGTGGGTGGATTTATGCTCTACACGAGCAAGCAAGCTATTTGGGTTATTTCCGCAGAAAGGAACCCTTGCTGTGGGGACAGATGCGGATATCGTTATTTTTGATCCATCGATCTCAAGAGTGATTTCGGCAGCTACCCACCACATGAATGTGGATTATAGCGCCTTTGAAGGCATGCAGGTCCATGGATGCCCAGTAACAGTAATATGCCGCGGGGAATATGTGATTCGGGACCGACAGTTTGCCGGAGTGGCAGGGGCGGGTCGCTATGTGAAGCGTGACAAATATGATGCCGGTGCACCATTACCTGTGAGACAGCCTGTGACGGTAGTAAATGGAGGGTGA
- the preA gene encoding NAD-dependent dihydropyrimidine dehydrogenase subunit PreA codes for MADLSINLAGIRSPNPFWLASAPPTNTGYQVQRAFEAGWGGAVWKTLGEPIINTSSRFAAVHFGGQRVAGFNNIELISDRPLEVNLREIAETKRRFPDRAVVASLMVEPKREKWHEIVKKVEAVGVDGLELNFGCPHGMAERGMGAASGQQPDLVELQTMWVKEVATTPVIVKLTPNITDITATARAAVRGGADAISLINTINSLAGVDLDSWNTVPHVGGKGAHGGYCGPAVKPIALNMVAECARNPAVGVPISGIGGISDWRDTAEFLLMGATGVQVCTAAMHHGFRIVEDMIDGLNDYLDEKGLGSVSELIGQTVPRYSDWGNLDLNYKVVARINRDVCINCNKCHIACEDTSHQCIDMLSDPSGSYLEVVEEDCVGCNLCSIVCPVNGAIEMVEIAHEQEPLTWNDRQSAIALLQSVRNQSTKEAIS; via the coding sequence ATGGCTGATTTATCCATTAATCTGGCAGGTATTCGATCGCCGAATCCATTCTGGCTGGCCTCTGCGCCGCCGACCAATACCGGATATCAGGTTCAGCGCGCCTTTGAAGCTGGCTGGGGTGGTGCCGTCTGGAAGACGTTGGGCGAGCCGATCATTAATACCTCTTCACGTTTTGCAGCCGTTCATTTTGGTGGGCAGCGCGTCGCGGGTTTTAACAATATTGAGTTAATATCCGACCGTCCGCTCGAGGTGAATCTGCGTGAAATCGCCGAGACCAAGAGGCGTTTCCCGGATCGGGCAGTGGTTGCTTCACTCATGGTGGAACCGAAACGCGAGAAGTGGCATGAGATTGTGAAGAAAGTCGAAGCAGTCGGCGTAGACGGGCTGGAGCTGAACTTTGGCTGTCCGCACGGCATGGCCGAACGTGGCATGGGAGCAGCGTCTGGTCAGCAGCCGGATCTGGTCGAATTACAGACGATGTGGGTGAAGGAAGTGGCGACCACACCTGTCATTGTGAAGCTAACGCCCAATATCACCGATATTACGGCGACTGCCCGGGCGGCGGTGCGCGGCGGTGCGGATGCGATTTCCCTGATTAATACGATTAACTCCCTGGCGGGTGTGGATCTCGATTCCTGGAATACTGTGCCGCATGTAGGTGGCAAAGGGGCGCATGGCGGCTACTGCGGTCCGGCTGTGAAGCCGATTGCGCTCAACATGGTTGCCGAGTGTGCCCGCAATCCGGCAGTGGGGGTGCCCATCTCTGGTATCGGAGGCATATCCGACTGGCGGGACACCGCGGAGTTTTTACTTATGGGTGCGACGGGGGTTCAGGTATGCACCGCAGCCATGCATCATGGCTTCCGTATCGTGGAGGACATGATCGATGGCTTGAACGATTATTTGGATGAGAAAGGTCTGGGAAGTGTATCCGAGTTGATTGGTCAGACGGTTCCGCGTTATTCGGATTGGGGCAATCTCGATTTGAATTACAAAGTGGTAGCCCGCATCAACCGCGATGTCTGTATCAATTGCAACAAATGCCATATCGCCTGCGAGGACACCTCGCATCAATGTATTGATATGCTGTCTGATCCCTCTGGCTCCTATCTGGAGGTCGTTGAGGAAGATTGTGTCGGATGTAATCTGTGCTCGATTGTCTGTCCGGTGAACGGCGCAATTGAGATGGTAGAGATCGCACATGAACAGGAACCGTTAACCTGGAATGACCGTCAGTCTGCGATTGCCCTGCTGCAATCGGTCAGAAATCAATCCACCAAGGAGGCGATATCATGA